The Desulfosporosinus acidiphilus SJ4 genome has a window encoding:
- a CDS encoding GGDEF domain-containing protein, with amino-acid sequence MSLPKPDATKCEETIARVLQTMSAFILMVDADGLKGINDKYGHPTGTAYLTELWDRLHSAFPHTLWHRYGGDEFYGVMTAHKVNEADLFARAENITGMAQIHGRDILVACSIGLYTAGKEESAIAAMAMADHAMYQIKKNHHGGIKVFRSDRSLALIGEWSEDWITVPVSEGWRVLVYSETTSLDGQPQVDLVIARRPLPGSLAPVWVPENNDISNLIKKLHAFSLGDAHDAPNPAANDLIWEDNGDRIEEPPAPPAYRDNETDSEELSSPTELFTTWGEPPKDNNDESAIICHQEVDMSQEFIPWRSVKPTLWDQQTLEEVPIIMDDPLTQSWNEKEKPVSLEKKQTNFQKAKSRTAPKSSSTLKPSTDGIKQALSSVLSSLERPRLEIPHLNLKEFRELVPEMLPKNLPKWSKEETPQGRSPALPNPLSVDVIESLKGKILWFWSEKSGTGVTHLANHTAQILSLGLPVLLLDGDLIKPSLVQQYPCDGPGWEKSWLRKMPGKHPEHVITEGNLRVWVLKQPVGPFTDPLNMWEVALFHLRSPDQIIVIDGGQQMPPPDVDLSMVMLSKEMVRVPNPTHKTVWVSRQWMEGTLLYDGSQFGILGILEHCKELLNGEERL; translated from the coding sequence ATGAGTTTACCAAAACCAGATGCAACAAAATGTGAAGAAACGATTGCAAGGGTACTTCAGACGATGTCTGCTTTCATCCTTATGGTCGATGCGGATGGACTCAAAGGAATCAATGATAAGTACGGCCACCCGACAGGGACCGCCTATCTCACAGAACTATGGGATCGTTTGCACAGTGCTTTTCCCCATACCCTTTGGCATCGTTACGGCGGTGATGAATTTTATGGAGTGATGACAGCCCATAAAGTGAACGAAGCAGACCTATTTGCCAGAGCTGAGAATATAACGGGCATGGCTCAGATCCATGGCCGAGATATCCTGGTAGCTTGTTCAATCGGTTTGTATACTGCCGGTAAAGAAGAATCGGCCATTGCGGCCATGGCCATGGCCGATCATGCAATGTATCAAATTAAAAAAAATCATCATGGCGGGATCAAGGTTTTTCGCTCGGATCGCTCTCTGGCGCTCATCGGCGAATGGTCGGAAGACTGGATTACCGTTCCGGTTTCCGAAGGGTGGCGTGTTCTGGTTTACTCTGAAACTACCAGCCTTGACGGTCAGCCACAAGTTGACCTTGTTATTGCCCGTAGGCCATTACCGGGCTCGTTAGCACCTGTCTGGGTCCCCGAAAACAATGATATTAGCAACCTGATTAAAAAACTCCATGCCTTCTCCTTAGGTGACGCTCATGACGCGCCGAACCCAGCTGCAAATGACCTTATTTGGGAAGATAACGGCGATAGAATTGAAGAGCCACCCGCCCCCCCGGCCTATAGAGACAATGAAACTGACAGTGAAGAGCTTTCTTCCCCAACAGAACTATTTACGACCTGGGGGGAACCCCCTAAAGATAACAACGATGAATCGGCGATAATCTGCCATCAAGAAGTAGATATGTCCCAGGAGTTTATTCCCTGGCGTTCCGTTAAACCAACCCTATGGGATCAACAAACCTTAGAAGAAGTCCCCATTATCATGGATGATCCCCTCACCCAATCCTGGAATGAAAAAGAAAAACCTGTCTCGCTAGAAAAGAAGCAAACGAATTTCCAAAAGGCGAAATCCCGTACCGCCCCTAAATCCTCAAGTACCTTAAAGCCTTCGACTGATGGTATCAAGCAAGCCCTCTCGTCGGTGTTGTCCTCCCTTGAACGACCACGACTGGAGATACCGCACCTAAACCTTAAAGAATTTCGTGAGCTGGTACCGGAAATGCTCCCGAAAAACCTTCCCAAGTGGTCGAAAGAAGAAACGCCCCAGGGCCGATCACCGGCTTTGCCCAATCCTTTATCAGTTGATGTCATTGAATCGTTAAAAGGTAAAATTCTATGGTTTTGGAGCGAAAAATCAGGAACCGGTGTCACCCACTTGGCCAATCATACGGCCCAAATCTTATCCCTGGGTCTTCCAGTATTGCTCCTGGATGGTGATCTCATAAAACCTTCCCTCGTTCAACAATACCCCTGCGACGGGCCGGGCTGGGAGAAATCATGGCTACGGAAGATGCCGGGTAAGCATCCTGAGCACGTGATTACGGAAGGGAATTTGCGGGTCTGGGTTCTCAAACAGCCGGTCGGCCCGTTTACGGATCCTTTAAACATGTGGGAGGTCGCTTTGTTTCATCTTAGGTCACCCGACCAAATTATCGTGATTGACGGTGGCCAGCAGATGCCACCGCCGGACGTTGATCTATCGATGGTTATGCTTTCAAAAGAGATGGTAAGGGTCCCTAACCCAACGCACAAAACGGTTTGGGTCAGTCGTCAATGGATGGAGGGAACCCTCCTTTATGACGGGAGCCAATTTGGGATTCTGGGAATCCTTGAGCATTGCAAAGAATTACTGAATGGGGAGGAACGATTATGA
- a CDS encoding metal-dependent hydrolase: MEAKTHIVFAEALAILSPIYLRHVTFPSWIGPVSVPNNITLSLLVGAGIGALIPDALDCPKALLAKRIPGMQLAMHTESVLEYAPIVGKPLEKLHLHHRGPAHSWIAIVGAWFLAPAIGTLFVRIFTALVVLIRFPALAFWVSALMGIGWQVGFVIGCFSHDLIDTLNTVPVFFFWPLRIPVKVFPGKLGVPVGSPLEDLVRWVILLGLFWLNPVAGIITFFFSEWFFKKIAQMPESPI; this comes from the coding sequence ATGGAAGCGAAAACGCATATAGTCTTTGCCGAAGCTTTAGCGATTCTGAGCCCTATCTACTTGCGTCATGTCACGTTCCCCTCATGGATAGGGCCAGTCTCTGTCCCTAACAATATAACCTTATCCCTTTTAGTGGGAGCCGGTATTGGAGCCTTGATTCCCGATGCCCTGGATTGTCCGAAAGCCTTACTTGCCAAACGAATACCCGGTATGCAATTAGCGATGCATACAGAAAGTGTTTTGGAGTATGCTCCCATCGTGGGTAAACCTCTTGAGAAACTGCATCTGCATCATAGAGGACCCGCCCATTCCTGGATTGCTATAGTAGGTGCTTGGTTCTTAGCACCTGCTATTGGTACGCTTTTTGTCCGAATATTTACCGCATTGGTTGTTTTGATTCGTTTTCCTGCGTTAGCATTCTGGGTTTCTGCTCTTATGGGAATAGGGTGGCAAGTAGGGTTTGTCATCGGCTGCTTTAGTCATGATCTTATTGACACCCTCAACACGGTACCCGTGTTCTTTTTCTGGCCTCTTCGGATTCCAGTGAAAGTGTTTCCTGGTAAACTCGGCGTACCAGTCGGTTCCCCCTTAGAAGATCTCGTGCGCTGGGTTATCCTCTTAGGCCTTTTCTGGCTTAATCCGGTCGCAGGAATCATCACCTTTTTCTTTAGTGAATGGTTTTTTAAAAAGATTGCCCAGATGCCAGAAAGCCCCATTTAA
- a CDS encoding glycosyltransferase family 2 protein, translating to MHVSLILPAYNEEANLQQVINECMTELKHSRLTYHIFAVDDGSTDRTAELISTLAIQNNCLTGIYLKENLGFGGAVRAGILYAKVSEMVVWKTDHWLVIMDADGQLKLSDWLRCEPWLEPDIDLWWGIRERRAEGIGRKVISRVYNTLCRVALGTPEVEDVDCGLKAIRSQFIPDDLPSVRGATINPVLFASALRQGAKVRQFAVRHLLRQYGHPTGLSPKVITRSLKELVALAVRKKAYGFKCKELTNESQS from the coding sequence ATGCATGTTTCACTCATATTACCTGCCTACAATGAAGAAGCAAACTTGCAGCAGGTTATCAATGAATGTATGACGGAGCTTAAACACAGTAGGTTAACGTACCACATCTTCGCCGTGGATGACGGCTCGACGGATCGTACAGCAGAACTCATTAGCACTCTTGCAATCCAAAACAACTGCTTAACTGGCATCTATTTAAAAGAAAACCTGGGATTTGGCGGAGCTGTGCGTGCCGGAATCCTATATGCCAAAGTATCAGAAATGGTCGTATGGAAAACAGACCATTGGCTTGTGATTATGGATGCCGATGGACAGTTAAAACTTAGTGACTGGCTTCGGTGTGAGCCGTGGTTAGAGCCTGACATTGATCTCTGGTGGGGCATTCGTGAACGTAGAGCTGAAGGGATCGGTCGCAAGGTCATAAGCAGAGTCTATAACACGTTATGTCGGGTTGCCCTAGGAACGCCGGAGGTAGAGGATGTCGACTGCGGTTTAAAGGCGATTCGATCTCAATTCATTCCGGATGACCTGCCGTCCGTTCGCGGAGCAACAATCAATCCGGTATTATTTGCTTCCGCTTTAAGGCAAGGAGCCAAGGTTCGTCAATTTGCCGTTCGCCATCTCTTGCGTCAATACGGTCATCCCACGGGGCTTTCTCCGAAAGTTATCACTCGTTCTCTCAAGGAACTAGTCGCCCTGGCCGTCCGAAAAAAGGCTTATGGATTTAAGTGTAAGGAGCTTACTAATGAGTCCCAAAGTTAA
- a CDS encoding ATPase, T2SS/T4P/T4SS family: protein MESLMGRTLYSRVSKDATCKVLSVSPGNKRVYFCEITECGIVDYQRLNEKEIWKYYHEANDQDLAPLLESLIKQSLKMPPDRICSSEIRDNEAAGIMLTVSDHPGVITTIHAGWSHKDWTDFLFNKMSKNGMTTLSRFLDDMDAAESQRFLYIEDTREICNQE from the coding sequence ATGGAGAGTCTGATGGGTCGGACATTATACAGCCGAGTTAGTAAAGATGCCACATGTAAAGTTCTTTCGGTATCACCAGGAAATAAAAGAGTGTACTTTTGCGAAATTACTGAGTGCGGAATCGTTGATTATCAGAGATTAAATGAAAAAGAGATATGGAAATATTACCATGAGGCAAATGATCAGGATCTCGCCCCCCTTTTAGAATCGCTCATCAAGCAATCTCTTAAAATGCCCCCAGACCGAATTTGTAGTTCTGAAATTCGAGACAATGAGGCTGCCGGAATTATGTTGACAGTCTCCGATCATCCTGGGGTGATAACAACGATTCATGCGGGATGGTCTCATAAGGATTGGACGGATTTTCTCTTCAATAAAATGAGCAAAAACGGAATGACCACATTATCGCGGTTTTTGGATGATATGGATGCGGCTGAAAGTCAAAGATTTTTATATATTGAAGATACTCGCGAGATTTGTAACCAGGAATAG
- a CDS encoding TlpA family protein disulfide reductase encodes MNINRKKLSLLIILGVVLIITLLSLLFGHSKQSSASQLAGIPVQGVTGQADYHLIPVLSTQGEESKQVYLNTQVTPALFFAPWCEKCQQEIPQIQDKLTKMGVGIHKPLVLVSTFSKTSDASKAIADAKAFEQKYKISLPLAIQVGPPTTYVQQVPTLVYTDDSGKTQLVTDPQKILEALDTILTLPSQKSEVPAPAKK; translated from the coding sequence ATGAACATCAATAGAAAAAAACTTAGTTTACTCATCATTTTAGGAGTTGTTTTAATCATAACTCTTTTAAGCCTATTATTTGGGCACAGTAAGCAATCTTCGGCAAGTCAGCTGGCTGGGATTCCGGTTCAGGGCGTTACGGGACAAGCAGATTATCATTTAATCCCCGTTCTTTCGACTCAGGGAGAAGAATCGAAACAAGTTTATCTGAATACTCAAGTAACACCAGCTCTCTTTTTCGCCCCTTGGTGTGAAAAGTGTCAGCAAGAAATTCCTCAGATACAAGATAAACTAACAAAAATGGGCGTCGGTATCCACAAACCACTAGTTTTGGTCAGTACGTTTTCTAAGACAAGTGATGCAAGCAAGGCGATCGCAGATGCTAAAGCCTTTGAACAAAAGTACAAAATCTCGTTACCATTAGCCATTCAAGTAGGACCGCCGACGACATACGTGCAACAAGTTCCAACGCTAGTCTATACCGACGATTCTGGGAAAACTCAGCTTGTTACAGATCCTCAAAAGATACTTGAGGCGCTTGACACAATCTTAACGTTGCCTAGCCAAAAATCCGAGGTCCCGGCACCTGCTAAGAAATAA
- a CDS encoding prepilin peptidase codes for MFWNLIFIVFLVALGVIDFFTMRLPDALVLPFLGIGFLNTFIHHSPTWSNNLISALGVGGVFYIISKVRPQGMGYGDAKYLAALGVWLGYPKIVLAIFVASLMGSIVGVAMVLARRANLREQIPFGPYLSFGACIAFFGGDQIFNWLLNLVLT; via the coding sequence TTGTTTTGGAATCTGATATTTATCGTTTTTTTGGTGGCGCTTGGTGTCATAGATTTTTTCACCATGCGCTTACCAGACGCCTTAGTCCTGCCGTTTCTGGGGATTGGCTTCCTAAATACCTTCATCCATCACAGCCCAACTTGGTCGAACAACCTCATTTCAGCCCTCGGGGTGGGAGGAGTATTTTACATTATTTCTAAGGTCCGTCCCCAAGGAATGGGGTACGGGGATGCTAAATATCTGGCTGCTCTAGGGGTTTGGCTCGGGTATCCGAAGATTGTATTAGCCATTTTTGTAGCAAGCCTCATGGGGAGTATCGTAGGCGTAGCGATGGTATTAGCGCGACGAGCAAACCTAAGGGAACAGATCCCCTTTGGACCATATCTTAGTTTTGGTGCATGTATCGCATTCTTTGGAGGCGATCAGATCTTTAATTGGTTATTAAATCTTGTCTTAACCTAG
- the cpaB gene encoding Flp pilus assembly protein CpaB, which produces MDFLSKGMTVTRESRKKLLALTLFVGVGAFLLNNLTGFISSGKQTTIVTVATDLQAGTILQKNDLKDIQIKGAAPPNILTSDNDAKGLALALPVKAGTPLVKSLVAKDPQRDGLYAGEVGVWMGVNLITSGLVTPGDLVDAIVQYDPNKNAATQSMQSLPEFKGVRVVDVVNGSAQHTKGQTGSNSSSVPAAVELAVPGNLASSLVQASAGKVVLVRDPFATPLTHNPINVGNNSSVQNPVTSSIPSNLGTSVTSVPPSVKTPPVNQNNVSPGARATTPPTQSVPPQSQDGAGTNAYNPPIFGAGNPSNPSQ; this is translated from the coding sequence ATGGATTTCTTATCTAAAGGGATGACGGTAACTCGGGAATCCCGAAAAAAGCTCCTAGCGCTAACACTATTTGTGGGTGTTGGAGCATTTCTTTTAAATAACCTGACAGGGTTTATCAGCAGCGGAAAGCAGACAACCATCGTGACAGTTGCCACAGACCTGCAGGCTGGAACGATCCTGCAAAAAAATGACCTAAAAGATATCCAAATTAAAGGAGCAGCTCCTCCCAATATTCTCACGTCCGATAATGATGCAAAAGGTTTGGCCTTAGCCCTCCCAGTTAAGGCCGGAACGCCTCTTGTAAAGAGTCTGGTGGCCAAGGACCCTCAACGGGACGGTTTATATGCGGGTGAAGTCGGTGTATGGATGGGGGTAAATCTCATAACCTCTGGTTTAGTGACTCCTGGTGATCTGGTTGACGCTATAGTTCAGTATGATCCTAATAAGAATGCGGCGACTCAGTCAATGCAGTCGTTGCCTGAATTCAAGGGGGTTCGCGTTGTTGATGTTGTCAACGGGTCGGCACAACATACGAAAGGACAAACAGGGAGCAACAGTTCTAGTGTCCCTGCAGCTGTAGAATTAGCCGTTCCTGGAAATCTGGCTTCGAGCTTAGTACAAGCTTCCGCCGGGAAAGTGGTCCTTGTAAGAGACCCCTTTGCAACACCATTAACGCATAATCCCATCAATGTAGGAAACAACTCATCGGTTCAAAACCCGGTAACTTCCTCAATCCCTTCGAATTTAGGCACTAGCGTGACTTCAGTACCTCCAAGCGTTAAGACACCTCCTGTAAACCAAAATAACGTATCCCCTGGGGCTAGAGCTACGACACCACCTACCCAGAGCGTCCCACCACAATCACAAGATGGGGCTGGAACAAATGCCTACAATCCACCAATCTTTGGTGCGGGAAATCCAAGCAATCCAAGTCAGTAA
- a CDS encoding tyrosine-type recombinase/integrase, with translation MQYEQWDEFETWMDEYQGYNFKTSKMYLRIIKQFIKWIFEREIKFNGPETITAGLVRDYRNYLAVISGKKPSSINKSLQVIRIYCRWAKEEGHISSNPAAKVQYIEEPLLAPKSLSEHYVDNLRSILKNKDLKTQVLIEIGLSAGLRVSEVTNLKISDLHLKKRGGEIYVRVGKGFKFRTVPIAPDLVQTLKEYLSGRINSNEYLFISQRHQQKLSTRAVQKIVEKLRDEAGFYFTYHTLRHTYCSDLLNSGMKLTDVALVAGHLKKNGMPNITTTARYVMSHPDELAKAVRKMARWRNKRQIMICDNVVCE, from the coding sequence GTGCAATATGAACAATGGGATGAATTTGAAACATGGATGGATGAGTATCAAGGCTATAACTTTAAAACATCAAAAATGTATTTGCGTATTATAAAACAATTTATTAAATGGATTTTTGAGAGAGAAATAAAATTTAATGGCCCTGAAACGATAACAGCCGGTTTGGTCCGAGATTACAGGAATTACTTAGCAGTTATATCCGGGAAAAAGCCATCAAGCATTAATAAATCCTTGCAAGTTATTCGTATTTATTGCAGATGGGCTAAAGAAGAAGGGCATATTAGTAGTAATCCGGCCGCTAAGGTTCAGTACATTGAAGAACCTCTATTAGCTCCAAAAAGTTTAAGTGAGCATTATGTTGACAATTTAAGGTCTATTTTAAAAAATAAAGATCTTAAAACGCAAGTTTTAATTGAAATTGGCCTTAGTGCTGGTCTTCGGGTTTCTGAAGTAACCAATCTCAAAATTTCAGATTTACATCTAAAAAAAAGAGGCGGGGAAATTTATGTTCGCGTAGGGAAGGGATTTAAATTTAGAACAGTACCAATAGCTCCCGATTTAGTACAAACTCTCAAAGAATATCTTTCTGGGCGAATTAATTCGAATGAGTATCTATTTATCTCTCAACGCCATCAACAGAAACTGTCAACACGTGCAGTTCAGAAAATCGTTGAAAAATTACGTGATGAAGCCGGTTTTTATTTCACATATCATACTCTTAGACACACCTATTGCTCAGATCTGCTTAACAGTGGTATGAAGCTTACAGACGTTGCTTTAGTAGCAGGCCATCTCAAAAAGAATGGGATGCCCAATATTACAACCACGGCACGCTATGTAATGTCTCACCCGGATGAACTCGCTAAGGCCGTTCGAAAAATGGCACGATGGAGAAACAAGCGACAAATTATGATTTGCGACAATGTTGTCTGTGAATAA
- a CDS encoding helix-turn-helix domain-containing protein, whose product MIKIHLSRLLGERRLTQADLARKTGIRPSTIGDYYHELAERINLDHLDLICEVLNCTVSDVLEYIPSHKRKK is encoded by the coding sequence ATGATTAAAATTCATTTATCTCGATTATTAGGAGAAAGAAGATTAACACAAGCTGATCTAGCAAGAAAAACTGGAATTCGCCCGAGCACGATCGGAGATTATTATCACGAACTTGCAGAACGAATCAACCTGGATCATCTAGACTTAATTTGCGAAGTTCTTAACTGTACTGTATCTGATGTTTTAGAATACATCCCAAGTCATAAGAGAAAAAAATAA
- a CDS encoding beta strand repeat-containing protein — MKLRLPKELKNDSGFSGYVEFLIVLVLSLMILIGCTYGLLAVRMSSTLTHAGEIVDRSLVANGCLTTNAQNQLTSYLQKNLLDPNKVYLNTTTNRQAMGSTGLSLTVGYDFDLYAPSTKAIIWHKYYEVSVPSEQSQYIPGATGDNSGCVASVSTEFSGTQGGTASGGSDSGSAPVNIATSMTLQVDKSSVMVNDPVGVSGTVLYGSSPAPSGTQVLISGGGIAHNITTDANGQFSTSVTFTQPGTITVGGTCGIAIANATLTVIPNAPSTITLQLPNTIQVGQSLQIIGTALDQFGNPVVDGTQVQLSSSDSADIPTTIVTTTGGNFYSQVPNGVTSLLGGSFTITASSGSASTTQSLNVIAGNQKAINFQISKSTVTAGGSVTFSGRVTGPYGSPAATTNVTILSETDATDSLPTVTTDANGDFSATATITVAGNQEFYAQAAGPVTSLTASLTVSPGAPYKVSSLAGAPSPVNQGSNMALSATVLDSYGNPVAVGTTIKVTSTSLPSPVTVTTASTGNFQAEITFQVPGLQTLSMTDGSGNSLVGGSLGVQVLSTAAYTLTPSQSQYSIKAGQAVGNVTFTLKDSNGNPVQGKTIQFSESPQGNSVLTPTSAVTDSQGNVTVGVSTLTTAGLQTLKATLSGYDNVVGTVGITVTPGAPAQVIAMVSPSTTQVWTASNPVPLPIVSGTVTDSYANPIKGATVTVSGGYGANVSGTTNGNGYYNLAITPTNIGGPFSLTFAVTSSNGNFNTIQGSITVTNPIAVPVQDVLQGVTIAGQTGTMPNMSTANPNGMGVGRSQALTWWTGGGSTIFFKPQQGYYDGNDTWTYYNDPNLVPSNIRSGISVFGVTGSYTGSSPHGKQGFTTPGSYGFTVPAGVNQVTVIVVGGGGGGGGSQGSTAGGGGGAGGIYMDTIPVSSGQYYPITVGSGGVGGSGVGIPGLFTYTPSNGGNGTQSSFGSYVAGGGTGGLDTSSGGTGGSGGGTFGGSGSAGSTGQSGSGNLSGGVGGTALSTYGHGGTGGGYSTWMNDWTSGSNGTSGEVIITW, encoded by the coding sequence GTGAAACTTCGTTTACCCAAAGAATTAAAAAACGATAGTGGATTTTCAGGTTATGTTGAATTTTTAATTGTTTTGGTATTAAGTCTAATGATTCTTATTGGCTGTACTTATGGCTTATTAGCCGTTCGAATGTCTTCTACCTTGACGCACGCTGGTGAAATTGTTGATCGCAGCCTGGTGGCCAATGGTTGTCTAACCACGAATGCTCAAAATCAGCTGACATCGTATCTACAGAAAAACCTATTAGATCCGAACAAAGTATATCTGAATACTACAACCAATCGTCAGGCTATGGGAAGTACCGGATTGAGCTTAACGGTAGGGTATGACTTTGATCTCTACGCTCCCTCAACAAAGGCGATCATTTGGCACAAATATTATGAAGTCAGCGTACCCAGTGAGCAGAGCCAGTATATTCCTGGTGCAACCGGTGATAATTCCGGATGCGTTGCATCCGTATCCACTGAGTTTAGCGGAACCCAGGGTGGAACCGCATCAGGAGGATCCGATTCGGGCTCAGCTCCGGTGAATATAGCCACGAGTATGACTCTGCAGGTGGATAAATCCTCGGTCATGGTCAATGATCCCGTGGGAGTATCAGGAACTGTCTTGTACGGTTCCAGCCCAGCGCCCAGTGGCACGCAGGTCTTAATATCTGGAGGAGGCATTGCTCACAATATTACGACCGATGCGAATGGTCAGTTCTCAACCTCTGTGACATTCACCCAACCCGGAACGATAACGGTTGGAGGGACTTGTGGGATTGCCATAGCGAACGCAACGCTAACAGTCATACCGAATGCCCCAAGTACGATAACCTTACAGCTGCCAAACACGATTCAGGTTGGTCAGAGTCTACAAATCATTGGCACCGCATTAGATCAATTTGGGAACCCCGTTGTTGATGGAACTCAGGTTCAACTATCGTCCTCAGACAGCGCCGATATACCAACGACCATCGTCACGACAACCGGCGGTAATTTTTACTCACAAGTTCCCAATGGCGTTACATCTTTACTGGGCGGCAGTTTCACCATTACTGCCTCTTCGGGCAGTGCCTCAACGACTCAATCATTAAATGTTATTGCCGGTAATCAAAAAGCAATCAATTTCCAAATTTCTAAGAGTACGGTTACAGCGGGAGGATCGGTGACCTTTTCTGGCAGAGTCACGGGACCTTATGGAAGTCCGGCTGCTACCACGAACGTGACCATCTTATCAGAAACGGACGCAACGGATTCGTTGCCCACCGTGACGACGGATGCCAATGGCGATTTTAGTGCAACGGCCACGATAACAGTGGCTGGAAACCAAGAATTTTATGCCCAGGCAGCTGGGCCGGTTACTTCCTTGACGGCAAGTCTCACAGTAAGCCCTGGGGCACCCTATAAAGTTTCGAGTCTTGCCGGAGCACCCTCTCCCGTCAATCAGGGATCCAATATGGCGTTATCCGCGACAGTCCTTGATAGCTATGGGAATCCAGTGGCAGTTGGAACCACTATTAAAGTGACGTCAACTTCATTGCCATCGCCCGTAACGGTGACGACTGCATCCACAGGGAACTTTCAGGCTGAAATTACATTTCAGGTACCCGGATTGCAGACGTTATCCATGACGGACGGATCAGGGAATTCGCTAGTAGGAGGAAGCCTTGGAGTTCAGGTGCTTAGCACAGCTGCTTACACACTTACCCCAAGTCAAAGCCAATATAGCATAAAGGCCGGACAAGCTGTTGGAAATGTAACGTTCACACTCAAAGACTCCAATGGGAATCCTGTTCAAGGTAAGACAATTCAGTTTTCTGAGAGTCCCCAAGGCAATTCGGTTCTGACTCCAACCTCGGCAGTAACGGATTCTCAAGGGAATGTTACCGTTGGAGTTTCCACCTTAACAACAGCTGGGCTTCAAACATTAAAAGCAACCTTATCCGGATATGATAATGTTGTCGGAACAGTCGGAATAACAGTTACTCCAGGGGCTCCGGCACAGGTCATTGCCATGGTCTCGCCGTCCACGACACAAGTGTGGACAGCTAGTAATCCGGTACCCTTACCCATTGTCTCAGGTACAGTTACCGATTCGTATGCGAACCCCATAAAAGGGGCTACAGTTACCGTTTCCGGGGGCTATGGTGCTAACGTGTCGGGGACAACAAACGGCAATGGATACTACAATTTAGCTATCACTCCAACGAATATAGGAGGACCTTTTTCCCTTACTTTCGCAGTGACAAGCAGTAATGGAAATTTTAACACGATTCAAGGTAGCATAACCGTAACGAACCCGATTGCCGTTCCCGTTCAAGACGTTCTTCAAGGAGTAACAATCGCGGGGCAGACAGGCACAATGCCAAATATGTCAACAGCTAATCCTAATGGCATGGGAGTTGGCAGAAGTCAGGCCCTCACATGGTGGACAGGTGGAGGTTCGACGATATTCTTTAAACCGCAGCAGGGCTATTATGACGGAAATGATACTTGGACATATTATAATGATCCGAATTTGGTCCCCAGTAATATTCGATCGGGTATTTCTGTTTTCGGTGTTACCGGTTCTTATACAGGATCTTCCCCACATGGCAAACAAGGCTTTACAACTCCCGGATCATACGGATTTACTGTTCCAGCAGGTGTTAATCAAGTCACAGTTATCGTAGTTGGAGGCGGCGGAGGCGGGGGCGGCTCCCAGGGCAGCACGGCAGGAGGCGGAGGCGGTGCCGGTGGGATATATATGGATACTATCCCAGTGTCGTCAGGTCAATACTATCCAATTACCGTTGGCAGTGGTGGTGTTGGCGGTTCTGGTGTTGGTATACCGGGCCTCTTTACGTACACACCCTCCAACGGAGGAAATGGTACGCAATCATCATTCGGAAGTTATGTCGCCGGTGGGGGTACAGGCGGTCTCGATACTAGCTCCGGTGGGACAGGCGGTTCTGGAGGCGGTACTTTTGGAGGTTCAGGTAGTGCAGGAAGTACAGGTCAGTCCGGTTCAGGAAACCTTAGTGGCGGTGTTGGTGGAACGGCTCTAAGCACTTATGGTCATGGTGGTACTGGAGGTGGTTATAGCACTTGGATGAATGATTGGACAAGTGGCAGTAACGGTACATCAGGTGAGGTAATAATAACATGGTAA